The region GCCGCCACCCACGCCTGGCGTGATGCGATCCAGGCGCAATGCGCCGTGTTACTGGCGCTGGGCAAACCGCTGTTTGCCGAGCGCGCCAATGACCTGCGGGATCTGCAACAACGCGTGCTGCGCGCACTGCTGGGGGAAACCTGGCACTTCGAATTGCCCGCCGGTTCAATTGTCAGCGCCCATGAACTGACGCCATCCGACCTGCTGCAATTGAGTGCGCAAAACGCCGTAGGCATTTGCATGGCCGAAGGCGGCGCCACGTCCCACGTCGCCATTCTGGCCCGCGGTAAAGGCTTGCCTTGCGTCGTGGCATTGGGCGCCGAAGTGCTCGATGTGCCCCAAGGCCAACGCGTGGTGCTGGATGCGGCCAACGGTCGCCTGGAACTGGCTCCCAGCGAGGCGCGCCACGCCGAAGTGCACCAGATTCGCGACGCACAAACACTGCGCCGCCAACAGCAACAGGCCCACGCGCAGGAACCGGCCCGCACCACCGATGGCGTGAGCATTGAAGTCGCCGCCAATGTCGCCTCCAGCGCCGAAGCCCAAGTGGCCTTTGAAAACGGTGCCGATGGCGTCGGCCTGTTGCGCACCGAATTCCTCTTTGTCGACCGTCGCACCGCGCCGGATGAGCAGGAGCAGCGCCAGGCCTATCAAGCCGTGTTGGACGCTATGGGCGACAAGTCGGTGATCATCCGCACCATCGACGTTGGCGGCGACAAACAGCTCGACTACCTGCCGCTGCCCGTCGAAGCCAACCCAGTGTTGGGCCTGCGCGGGATTCGCATGGCTCAGGTGCGGCCTGAACTGCTCGACCAGCAATTGCGCGCCCTGCTGCAAGTCAGCCCGCTGGAACGTTGCCGCATCCTGTTGCCGATGGTCAGCGAGGTCGACGAATTGCTGCAGATCCGTCAGCGCCTGGATGAATTGTGCGTGGAGCTGGAATTGACCCAACGCCCGGAGCTGGGGGTGATGATCGAAGTCCCCGCCGCCGCGCTGATGGCCGAGCAGTTGGCCCAGCATGCGGACTTCCTGTCCATTGGCACCAATGACCTGTCCCAGTACACCCTGGCCATGGACCGCGACCACGCCGGCCTCGCCGCCCGGGTCGATGCGCTGCACCCGGCATTGCTGCGGCTGATCGCCCAGACTTGCGCGGGGGCTGCCAAACATGGGCGTTGGGTCGGCATCTGCGGCGCCCTCGCGTCCGACCCGCTGGCCACGCCGGTACTCATCGGCCTGGGTGTCAGCGAGTTGTCCGTCAGCCCGCCGCAAATCGGAGAAATCAAGGACCGTGTCCGCCACCTGGACGCGGCTCAATGCCGGCAATTGAGCCAACGCCTGCTCGACCTGAGCAGCGCCAAAGCCGTTCGCCAAGCCTGTCAACACCACTGGCCGCTGAGCTGAAAACAACAAGAATAGGGAGACACGCCATGTACCAACACTTTATCGAAGGCTTGCAACGCCTCGGCCGTGCGCTGATGTTGCCGATCGCGATCTTGCCGATCGCCGGCCTCTTGCTGCGCCTGGGCGACACCGACCTGCTCAACATCGCCGTGATGCACGATGCCGGGCAAGCGATCTTCGCCAACCTCGCGCTGATCTTCGCCATCGGCATCGCCGTGGGGTTTGCCCGCGACAATAACGGTACAGCGGGCCTGGCGGGCGCAATCGGTTACCTGGTGATGGTCTCCACGCTCAAGGTGATGGACACCACCATCAACATGGGCATGCTCGCCGGTATCGCCAGCGGCTTGATGGCCGGCGGGCTGTACAACCGCTTCAAGGACATCAAACTGCCGGAGTACCTGGCGTTCTTCGGCGGGCGGCGGTTTGTGCCGATTGCCACGGGTTTCTCGGCCGTTGCGCTGGGGGTGATCTTTGGCTTGATCTGGCCGCCGATCCAGCACGGCATCAACAGCTTCGGTGTGTTGTTGATGGAAAGCG is a window of Pseudomonas antarctica DNA encoding:
- the ptsP gene encoding phosphoenolpyruvate--protein phosphotransferase, whose product is MSYNNNELTLSAPLSGPVLTLGNVPDEVFASGAMGDGIAIDPLNDCLHAPCDGVIIHVARTGHALTIRAENGAEVLMHVGIDTVELNGEGFALLVKEGARVSQGQALVQFDLDRIARQCKSLISLIILTNGEHFELRPVAGKIVKLGEPLLHIVARSAAPAQTPVDNAFTEVRASVRITHRGGLHARPAALIRKTAQGFSSQAQLHFAGKSAACDSLIGLMGLGIGEGDEVRVTCRGKDCEAALQALVAALSVAISEEPHAPVAVAPRKANTEAGVLQGVCAAPGLVCGPLFRLTGIELPADTGNHRADEQLQRLDTALERVRGEIRTTLDQARQRKAVEEEDIFAAHLALLEDPTLLDAATGAIEHGSAATHAWRDAIQAQCAVLLALGKPLFAERANDLRDLQQRVLRALLGETWHFELPAGSIVSAHELTPSDLLQLSAQNAVGICMAEGGATSHVAILARGKGLPCVVALGAEVLDVPQGQRVVLDAANGRLELAPSEARHAEVHQIRDAQTLRRQQQQAHAQEPARTTDGVSIEVAANVASSAEAQVAFENGADGVGLLRTEFLFVDRRTAPDEQEQRQAYQAVLDAMGDKSVIIRTIDVGGDKQLDYLPLPVEANPVLGLRGIRMAQVRPELLDQQLRALLQVSPLERCRILLPMVSEVDELLQIRQRLDELCVELELTQRPELGVMIEVPAAALMAEQLAQHADFLSIGTNDLSQYTLAMDRDHAGLAARVDALHPALLRLIAQTCAGAAKHGRWVGICGALASDPLATPVLIGLGVSELSVSPPQIGEIKDRVRHLDAAQCRQLSQRLLDLSSAKAVRQACQHHWPLS